A window of Bradyrhizobium sp. AZCC 1610 contains these coding sequences:
- the rlmB gene encoding 23S rRNA (guanosine(2251)-2'-O)-methyltransferase RlmB: protein MSDRDRKPPFRRGGGKPFEKGRKFARPPGRRDRDASPDGPVILYGWHTVTAALANPERQIRKLFLTENAARRLADEHIDTRVPPEIVRPNAIDQRLGPDAVHQGLLAEAEPLPSPDIDTLPLEGIVLVLDQITDPHNVGAIMRSAAAFAVKAIVTTARHSPEATGVLAKSASGALELVPLVTVQNLARALNELNDRGFMTVGLDSEGTEDLGAVTLQQPLALVLGAEGKGLRQLTRETCSVVARLDMPGEIKSLNVSNAAVLALYIGASRLGLMK, encoded by the coding sequence ATGAGCGATCGCGACCGAAAACCGCCGTTCCGCCGCGGCGGCGGCAAACCCTTCGAAAAAGGGCGAAAATTCGCCCGTCCGCCGGGCCGCCGGGACCGGGACGCGAGCCCTGACGGGCCGGTGATTCTTTATGGCTGGCACACGGTGACGGCGGCTCTGGCCAACCCGGAACGGCAGATCCGAAAGCTGTTCCTGACCGAAAACGCCGCAAGGCGGTTGGCGGACGAGCATATCGACACCCGCGTTCCCCCTGAAATCGTCCGCCCGAACGCGATCGACCAGCGGCTTGGGCCCGACGCCGTGCACCAGGGGCTATTGGCGGAGGCCGAGCCCCTGCCCTCGCCCGACATCGATACGCTGCCGCTGGAAGGCATCGTGCTGGTACTCGACCAGATCACCGATCCGCACAATGTCGGCGCGATCATGCGCTCGGCGGCCGCGTTTGCGGTGAAAGCGATCGTCACCACGGCCCGCCACAGCCCCGAGGCCACCGGCGTGCTGGCGAAATCCGCGTCCGGCGCGCTGGAGCTGGTACCGCTGGTGACCGTGCAGAACCTCGCCCGTGCGCTCAACGAGTTGAACGACCGCGGCTTCATGACGGTCGGGCTGGACAGTGAGGGGACCGAGGATCTCGGCGCGGTGACGCTGCAGCAGCCGCTCGCCCTGGTGCTGGGCGCCGAAGGCAAGGGCCTGCGGCAACTGACGCGCGAGACCTGCAGCGTGGTGGCGCGGCTCGACATGCCCGGCGAGATCAAGAGCCTGAACGTGTCGAACGCCGCGGTGCTCGCGCTTTATATCGGCGCCAGCCGGCTCGGCCTGATGAAATGA
- a CDS encoding alkaline phosphatase family protein, whose product MTTKTPAKNVLWIMCDQLRYDYLGCTGHPILKTPNIDAMARRGVLFSNAYVQSPICGPSRMSFYTGRYMRSHGSHWNGWPLRIGEPTLGDHLKKIDVRNVLVGKTHMAPDLEGLKNLGIPPDSIIGVHVSECGFEPYERDDGLHPTGRPRPAYDNYLRQHGYDAPNPWEHWANSGAAEDGTLQNGWLLVHADKAARVPDEHSETPYMTRRAMEFIAEAQDDGRPWCLHLSYIKPHWPYIAPEPYASMYGPQDVQPVIRSQEERANAHPVFAAYMDMRYSRNMSRNEAREKVIPTYMGLIKQIDDQMGVLMQYLESRGLLDTTMIVFTSDHGDYLGDHWMGEKDLFHEQSAKIPLIVIDPSAAADSTRGTVSDALVEAIDLAPTFIDYFGSNPPDHILEGRSLLPLLHGDKPADWRKVVFSEYDYAMQDVRVMLNQPIERCRLFMVFDGRWKFIHASGFRPMLYDLESDPQEFVDRGADPACADVVARLQSELFDWALHPKMHITTPNAKIAAYAAQQLQVKNGVLIGIWDEAELGAIREKIGMKP is encoded by the coding sequence ATGACGACCAAAACGCCTGCGAAGAACGTGCTCTGGATCATGTGCGACCAGCTTCGCTACGACTATCTCGGCTGTACCGGACACCCGATCCTGAAGACGCCGAACATCGACGCGATGGCCAGGCGCGGCGTGCTGTTTTCCAACGCCTATGTGCAGTCGCCGATCTGCGGCCCGTCGCGGATGTCGTTCTATACCGGCCGCTACATGCGCTCGCACGGTTCGCACTGGAACGGCTGGCCGCTCCGCATAGGCGAACCTACGCTCGGCGATCACCTCAAGAAGATCGACGTCCGCAACGTGCTGGTCGGCAAGACCCATATGGCTCCCGACCTGGAGGGGCTGAAGAATCTCGGGATTCCACCGGACTCGATCATTGGCGTGCACGTATCGGAATGCGGGTTCGAGCCCTATGAGCGGGACGATGGGCTGCATCCGACCGGGCGGCCGCGGCCGGCCTACGACAATTATCTGCGCCAGCACGGCTACGACGCCCCCAATCCGTGGGAGCACTGGGCGAATTCCGGAGCGGCCGAGGACGGGACCTTGCAAAACGGCTGGTTGCTGGTGCACGCCGACAAGGCCGCGCGCGTGCCGGACGAACATTCCGAAACGCCCTACATGACGCGGCGCGCGATGGAGTTCATCGCAGAGGCCCAGGACGACGGCCGGCCATGGTGCCTGCATCTGTCCTACATCAAGCCGCACTGGCCCTACATCGCACCGGAGCCCTACGCCAGCATGTACGGGCCGCAGGACGTACAGCCGGTGATCCGCTCGCAGGAGGAGCGCGCCAACGCCCATCCGGTGTTCGCCGCCTATATGGACATGCGCTATTCCCGCAACATGTCGCGCAACGAGGCGCGCGAGAAAGTCATCCCGACCTATATGGGCCTGATCAAGCAGATCGACGACCAGATGGGCGTCTTGATGCAGTACCTCGAAAGCCGCGGCCTGCTCGACACCACCATGATCGTGTTCACGTCGGACCATGGCGACTATCTCGGCGATCACTGGATGGGCGAGAAGGATCTGTTCCACGAACAATCGGCCAAAATCCCGCTGATCGTGATCGATCCGTCGGCGGCTGCCGACAGCACGCGCGGCACGGTGAGCGATGCACTGGTCGAGGCGATCGATCTGGCGCCGACCTTCATCGATTATTTCGGCAGCAATCCGCCGGACCACATTCTGGAAGGACGTTCGCTGCTGCCGCTGCTACATGGCGACAAGCCCGCCGACTGGCGCAAGGTGGTATTCTCCGAATACGACTACGCCATGCAGGACGTCCGCGTGATGCTGAACCAGCCGATCGAACGCTGCCGGCTGTTCATGGTGTTCGACGGCCGCTGGAAATTCATTCACGCCTCCGGCTTCCGGCCGATGCTGTACGACCTCGAGAGCGACCCGCAGGAATTTGTCGATCGCGGCGCCGACCCCGCCTGCGCCGATGTCGTGGCGCGGCTGCAATCGGAGCTGTTCGACTGGGCGCTGCATCCGAAGATGCACATCACCACGCCAAACGCGAAGATCGCGGCGTACGCGGCCCAGCAATTACAGGTGAAAAACGGCGTGCTGATCGGCATCTGGGACGAGGCGGAACTCGGCGCGATCAGGGAGAAGATCGGGATGAAGCCATAA
- a CDS encoding LysM peptidoglycan-binding domain-containing protein → MSSPTQVAAVVIRAAVSVCIFSAICNLALAGPVARSTNATAAIAPVAPPVAPQPQARVYLFRGALGPIFSRGMDRLTKRLEEAGIRADVYEFTICRLIADQAIRDFRNDPAPIALIGHSMGGLCALTFAGILRSENIPVSLVATIDPAQASPKVPLNVERYINVFLSDSVLGGGDVVAEQGYQGHYASFDLKEHGEVTHINIDKMDSIHEQLVTAIAQLATTPLPAKGEAVPLRYVVPSDAPLELWDSGTQQLARSGDTLQRLAALNAVPLWSLTQANQYSDSAPLSVGQRVLVPRRLAPPVATSAASRGKR, encoded by the coding sequence ATGAGCAGTCCGACGCAGGTTGCGGCCGTGGTGATCCGTGCGGCCGTTTCCGTCTGCATCTTTTCGGCTATTTGCAATCTGGCACTCGCCGGCCCGGTCGCACGGTCGACCAATGCTACCGCGGCGATCGCTCCCGTCGCACCGCCAGTCGCGCCCCAGCCGCAGGCGCGTGTCTATCTGTTCCGGGGCGCGCTCGGCCCGATCTTTTCGCGCGGGATGGACCGCCTGACCAAGCGCCTCGAAGAAGCCGGCATCCGGGCTGACGTTTACGAGTTCACCATTTGCCGGCTGATCGCAGATCAGGCCATCCGTGATTTCCGGAATGATCCCGCTCCGATCGCCCTGATCGGTCATTCGATGGGCGGACTTTGTGCCTTGACGTTTGCCGGAATACTGAGGTCCGAAAACATCCCGGTAAGCCTGGTGGCAACTATTGATCCTGCTCAAGCAAGTCCGAAGGTGCCGCTGAACGTCGAGCGTTACATCAACGTTTTCCTGTCCGACAGTGTATTGGGCGGCGGCGATGTGGTGGCGGAGCAGGGTTACCAGGGTCACTACGCAAGCTTCGATTTGAAGGAGCACGGGGAAGTCACCCACATCAACATCGACAAGATGGATTCCATCCACGAGCAATTGGTGACAGCCATTGCGCAGCTTGCAACGACGCCTTTGCCGGCCAAGGGAGAGGCGGTGCCGCTGCGCTACGTCGTTCCTTCCGATGCCCCGCTAGAACTGTGGGACAGCGGCACGCAGCAACTCGCCCGTTCGGGTGATACCTTGCAGAGGCTTGCAGCACTTAATGCTGTACCGCTGTGGTCACTTACCCAGGCCAATCAGTATTCGGACAGCGCACCGCTGTCAGTTGGCCAGCGCGTCCTGGTTCCGCGCCGTCTTGCTCCACCTGTCGCAACATCAGCAGCGTCGCGAGGGAAACGGTAG